Proteins co-encoded in one alpha proteobacterium HIMB5 genomic window:
- a CDS encoding aminoacyl-tRNA hydrolase (PFAM: Peptidyl-tRNA hydrolase~TIGRFAM: peptidyl-tRNA hydrolase) — MLLFVGLGNPTPNSENNRHNIGFKIIDAINKKFGLSKQKPKFKGLLTTGEIEGEKVYAIKPLTFMNNSGICIRELLEYFKIDAEDVIVFHDDLDVEFGKIKAKFGGSSAGHNGIASIDKFISKEYSRIRIGIGKPKGNIEVGDFVLQNFDDDEMTELEKITTNITESLDILVKKKLDLFSSTVNNK, encoded by the coding sequence ATGCTTTTATTTGTAGGTTTAGGTAACCCAACACCAAATAGTGAGAATAATAGACATAACATAGGCTTTAAAATTATAGATGCCATAAATAAAAAATTTGGTTTATCAAAACAAAAACCAAAATTTAAAGGTTTACTTACCACTGGTGAAATTGAAGGCGAAAAAGTTTATGCAATAAAACCTTTAACATTCATGAATAATTCTGGAATATGTATAAGAGAATTATTAGAATATTTTAAAATTGATGCAGAAGACGTGATTGTTTTTCATGATGATCTTGATGTTGAATTTGGAAAAATTAAAGCTAAATTTGGTGGGTCAAGTGCAGGTCATAACGGTATTGCATCTATAGATAAATTTATTAGTAAAGAATATTCTAGAATTAGAATTGGAATTGGAAAGCCAAAAGGTAACATCGAAGTTGGTGATTTTGTTTTACAAAACTTTGATGATGATGAAATGACTGAGCTAGAGAAAATCACAACAAATATAACTGAGTCCCTAGATATTCTTGTTAAAAAAAAATTAGACCTATTTTCAAGTACAGTAAACAATAAATAA
- a CDS encoding LSU ribosomal protein L25P (PFAM: Ribosomal L25p family~TIGRFAM: ribosomal protein L25, Ctc-form), producing the protein MNSLDATIRNNKTKGELSIIRKEGNVPAIVYGGKDNNENISISKKTLKSLVEKDNFYSNIISLNINGKTQNVLPREVIYHIISDEPIHVDFQRVVPGVKIRIDVPVQFINQEKSPGLKKGGVLNIVRRKVELRCPSEKIPESLVIDLDGVDIGESFKISSIKLEQDVVPTIQGRDFVIATLAAPTVMKEPEKPAEAEAAEGADGAEGAAAEGGDKPAEGGDKPAEGDKKEAAPAEKK; encoded by the coding sequence ATGAATTCACTAGACGCTACTATAAGAAATAATAAGACTAAGGGTGAGCTTAGCATTATTAGAAAAGAAGGAAATGTTCCAGCTATAGTTTATGGCGGAAAGGATAATAACGAGAACATATCTATTTCAAAAAAAACTTTAAAGTCTTTAGTTGAGAAAGATAATTTCTACTCAAATATAATCAGCTTAAATATTAATGGGAAAACTCAAAACGTATTACCTAGAGAAGTAATTTATCATATAATATCTGACGAGCCTATTCATGTTGATTTTCAAAGAGTTGTACCAGGAGTAAAAATTAGAATAGACGTTCCAGTTCAGTTTATTAACCAAGAAAAATCACCAGGCCTTAAAAAAGGTGGTGTATTAAACATTGTAAGAAGAAAAGTTGAATTAAGATGTCCAAGTGAAAAAATTCCAGAGAGTTTAGTTATTGATCTAGATGGAGTTGATATTGGTGAAAGTTTTAAAATTTCATCAATTAAACTTGAACAAGATGTAGTTCCTACCATTCAAGGAAGAGACTTTGTTATCGCAACATTAGCTGCTCCGACAGTTATGAAAGAACCTGAAAAACCTGCTGAAGCTGAAGCTGCAGAAGGTGCAGATGGTGCAGAGGGTGCAGCTGCAGAAGGTGGAGATAAACCAGCTGAGGGTGGTGATAAACCAGCTGAGGGTGATAAAAAGGAAGCTGCTCCAGCAGAAAAAAAGTAG
- a CDS encoding ribose-phosphate diphosphokinase (PFAM: Phosphoribosyl transferase domain~TIGRFAM: ribose-phosphate pyrophosphokinase): MKLLTGNSNKPLSKKISQFLKTKLVNSSIKKFADGEIYIEINENIRGNSIFIIQSVSSPANDNLMELLLCIDALKRSSAKNITAVIPYFGYARQDRKVVPRTSISAKLVSNLITKAGADRVVTVDLHSGQIQGFFDIPVDNLFATPIFARHVKKKIKEKNLICVAPDVGGTQRARALGNLLNVGLAIVDKRRPKPGQSQVMNVIGNVKDKTCIIVDDLIDSGGTIVNAAKALKDRGAKNVYVYITHGVLSGEAVKKIQKSVIKNLVITDTIDNSDKLKKAKNIEVLSISGLMGEAIKRISNSTSVSDLFK, translated from the coding sequence ATGAAATTATTAACTGGCAATAGCAATAAACCTTTAAGTAAAAAGATTTCTCAATTTTTAAAAACAAAACTTGTAAATTCCAGTATCAAGAAATTTGCAGATGGAGAAATCTATATTGAAATTAATGAAAATATAAGAGGTAATAGTATTTTTATTATTCAATCAGTTTCCTCTCCTGCAAATGACAACTTAATGGAATTATTGCTATGTATAGATGCGCTAAAAAGATCATCAGCAAAAAATATTACTGCAGTTATTCCATATTTTGGTTATGCAAGACAGGATAGAAAAGTTGTACCAAGAACATCTATATCAGCAAAATTAGTATCTAATCTTATCACAAAAGCAGGAGCTGATAGAGTTGTGACAGTTGATTTGCATTCAGGACAAATTCAAGGATTTTTTGATATTCCTGTAGATAACTTATTTGCAACTCCAATATTTGCTCGACATGTTAAAAAGAAAATAAAAGAAAAAAATCTTATATGTGTTGCACCAGATGTAGGAGGAACTCAAAGAGCAAGAGCGCTTGGCAATCTTCTTAACGTTGGACTTGCTATTGTAGATAAAAGAAGACCAAAACCAGGTCAATCTCAAGTAATGAATGTAATTGGTAATGTTAAAGATAAAACTTGTATAATTGTAGATGACTTAATTGATTCTGGAGGAACAATAGTTAATGCAGCTAAAGCTCTTAAAGATAGAGGAGCAAAAAATGTTTATGTCTATATCACACATGGCGTATTGAGTGGAGAGGCAGTCAAAAAGATACAAAAGTCAGTTATTAAAAACTTAGTTATTACCGATACAATAGATAACAGCGATAAATTGAAAAAAGCTAAAAATATTGAAGTTTTATCTATTTCTGGACTGATGGGAGAAGCAATAAAAAGAATCTCTAATTCGACTTCTGTATCTGATTTATTTAAATAA
- a CDS encoding YfiH family protein (PFAM: Multi-copper polyphenol oxidoreductase laccase~TIGRFAM: uncharacterized protein, YfiH family), which produces MIKSKKLSSHNIKHGFFNKKGGVSKGIYQSLNCGPGSNDNKRAINKNLDIVRKKINKNTDEIYLVKQIHSSKFVYIDKNQNKKIKKVEADAIITNKNNLPIGVLTADCVPILISDKKNSIIAAIHAGWKGAYKDIIRKVIKFIVNKGYKPSDLIAAIGPCISQNNYEVKYDFKKKFLKKNNKNKIFFKIIKNRIYFNLRNFVKNSIKHSGVNRIDVLNKDTFNIKNNYFSARRSIHLKENDYGRNISLIMINSKN; this is translated from the coding sequence TTGATTAAGTCAAAAAAATTATCTTCACATAATATCAAACATGGATTTTTTAACAAAAAAGGTGGGGTGTCTAAAGGTATTTATCAAAGTCTAAATTGTGGTCCAGGATCTAATGACAATAAAAGAGCTATAAATAAAAATTTAGATATTGTTAGGAAAAAAATAAATAAAAACACTGATGAAATTTATCTGGTTAAACAAATTCATAGTAGTAAGTTTGTGTATATTGATAAAAATCAAAACAAAAAAATTAAAAAAGTTGAAGCAGATGCAATTATCACAAACAAAAATAATCTTCCTATTGGAGTTTTAACAGCTGACTGTGTTCCAATTTTAATATCTGATAAAAAAAACTCTATTATTGCAGCAATCCATGCGGGCTGGAAAGGTGCCTATAAAGATATAATACGAAAAGTTATAAAATTCATTGTGAATAAAGGATATAAACCAAGCGATTTGATTGCTGCTATAGGACCATGTATTTCTCAAAATAATTATGAAGTCAAATACGATTTCAAAAAAAAATTCTTAAAGAAAAACAATAAAAATAAAATATTTTTCAAGATTATTAAAAATAGGATTTATTTTAATTTAAGAAATTTTGTTAAGAACTCCATAAAGCATAGTGGAGTTAATAGAATAGATGTGCTAAATAAAGATACGTTTAATATAAAAAACAATTATTTTAGTGCTAGAAGATCAATTCATCTTAAAGAGAATGATTATGGTAGAAATATTTCATTAATTATGATTAATTCTAAAAATTGA
- a CDS encoding hypothetical protein (PFAM: Uncharacterized ACR, COG1565), with amino-acid sequence MPIKHLTKIKTDWYEKYVEILQNKGKFRQKKIDIKKYKKDLFSEIIKKQKFIEYSPLSLKYLRDIGKIINTNDGGLLLFDYGYSENKFKDTLQAIQNHKYANILDNIGSRDITYNLNFYFLKKFIQSLKKLKSIYINQRNFLLNMGIMQRAEIISKKLQFSKKADLFYRVGRLIDEDKMGSLFKVMFVTKKNNSFKVGF; translated from the coding sequence TTGCCGATAAAACATCTAACTAAAATCAAAACTGATTGGTATGAGAAATATGTAGAAATTTTACAAAATAAAGGGAAATTTAGACAAAAAAAAATAGACATTAAAAAGTACAAAAAAGACTTGTTTTCTGAAATCATAAAAAAACAAAAGTTTATTGAGTATTCTCCTCTCTCCTTAAAATATTTAAGAGATATAGGAAAAATTATTAATACAAATGATGGTGGTTTATTGTTATTTGATTACGGATATTCAGAAAATAAATTTAAAGATACTCTTCAAGCTATTCAAAATCATAAATATGCCAACATTTTAGATAATATTGGCAGTAGAGATATCACTTATAATTTGAACTTTTACTTTCTTAAAAAATTTATACAAAGTTTAAAAAAACTAAAAAGTATTTACATCAATCAGAGAAACTTTCTTTTAAATATGGGGATAATGCAAAGAGCTGAAATTATTTCTAAAAAACTTCAATTTTCAAAGAAAGCAGATTTATTTTATAGAGTTGGTAGACTAATTGATGAAGATAAAATGGGTTCTTTGTTTAAAGTAATGTTTGTAACAAAAAAAAATAATTCATTTAAGGTGGGTTTTTAA
- a CDS encoding hypothetical protein (PFAM: Uncharacterized ACR, COG1565): MKKNKSKILSLDDFIDYALYDKKKGYYIKKNPFGKNGDFITAPNISILFSEMISIWLVSYWNHLNQPKKIDIIELGAGNGALMKGIINTLKNFPNFYNSCNFLIYEKSKTLIDIQKKNISSRKISWKKKLEFKKKIL, encoded by the coding sequence ATGAAAAAAAATAAAAGCAAAATATTATCTTTAGATGATTTTATTGATTATGCTCTTTATGACAAAAAGAAAGGATATTACATAAAAAAAAACCCATTTGGAAAAAATGGAGATTTTATAACTGCTCCAAATATTTCTATTCTATTTTCTGAAATGATTTCTATTTGGTTAGTTTCATATTGGAATCATCTAAATCAGCCGAAAAAAATTGATATAATTGAATTAGGTGCTGGTAATGGGGCGCTCATGAAAGGAATAATAAATACATTAAAAAATTTTCCTAATTTTTATAATTCTTGTAATTTTTTAATATATGAAAAAAGCAAAACTTTAATTGATATTCAAAAGAAAAATATTTCTTCACGAAAAATCTCTTGGAAAAAGAAATTAGAATTTAAAAAAAAAATCCTATAA
- a CDS encoding Prolipoprotein diacylglyceryl transferase (PFAM: Prolipoprotein diacylglyceryl transferase~TIGRFAM: prolipoprotein diacylglyceryl transferase), which yields MFINNFDPVAFTILSLEIRWYSLAYIFGILIGWYLSKKFFIDNDKIKEAFDDYITYVIVGIILGGRLGYVFFYDFSYYFNNPLEIFQIWNGGMSFHGGLLGVILASILFSKSKNLDVFEFLDVIAIVTPVGLFLGRIANFINSELYGKATEVIWSVKFLKVDEIYRHPSQLYEAFLEGIVLFVILIFVKKRSKNLNSGYISGIFLIFYSIFRFICEFFRVPDEQIGYLLLNLTLGQIISITFLAIGITIFSLKNEKK from the coding sequence ATGTTCATTAATAATTTTGACCCAGTTGCATTTACAATCCTGTCTTTAGAAATAAGATGGTATTCCTTAGCTTATATTTTTGGAATTTTAATTGGATGGTATCTTAGTAAGAAATTCTTTATTGATAATGACAAAATAAAGGAGGCTTTTGATGATTATATCACTTATGTAATCGTTGGAATTATTCTTGGAGGAAGATTGGGTTATGTTTTTTTCTATGACTTTAGTTATTATTTCAATAATCCACTAGAGATTTTTCAAATATGGAATGGAGGAATGTCATTTCATGGAGGTCTACTTGGTGTAATACTTGCATCAATATTATTTTCAAAATCAAAAAATTTAGATGTTTTTGAATTTCTTGATGTGATCGCAATTGTGACGCCGGTAGGATTATTTTTAGGAAGAATTGCTAATTTTATAAATTCTGAACTTTATGGAAAAGCTACAGAAGTAATTTGGTCTGTTAAGTTTTTAAAAGTAGATGAAATTTATAGACACCCCTCCCAATTGTACGAAGCATTTCTTGAAGGAATAGTATTATTTGTAATTTTAATATTTGTTAAAAAAAGATCAAAAAATTTAAATTCAGGGTATATTTCTGGAATATTTTTAATCTTTTATTCTATATTTAGATTTATTTGTGAATTTTTTAGAGTACCTGATGAACAAATTGGATATCTGCTCTTAAATCTAACATTGGGTCAGATTATTAGTATAACTTTCTTAGCAATTGGAATTACAATTTTTTCTTTAAAAAATGAAAAAAAATAA
- a CDS encoding hypothetical protein (PFAM: Protein of unknown function (DUF526)): MKNSKFVFDKLSEVFEKGLITSKDLGNEIFNILRSKRDEIVFKMKLTSKDEFEVLAKRVENLENKIAKLKQTKTKTVVKKKIKRAKKS; the protein is encoded by the coding sequence ATGAAAAATTCAAAATTTGTTTTTGATAAATTATCTGAAGTTTTTGAAAAAGGCTTAATAACCTCTAAAGATTTAGGCAATGAGATTTTCAATATACTTAGATCTAAAAGAGATGAGATTGTTTTCAAAATGAAATTAACTAGCAAAGATGAATTTGAAGTTTTAGCAAAAAGGGTTGAAAACCTAGAAAATAAGATAGCAAAATTAAAACAAACTAAGACTAAAACTGTTGTTAAAAAAAAAATTAAACGGGCAAAAAAATCTTAA
- a CDS encoding histidine kinase with HAMP domain protein (PFAM: HAMP domain; Histidine kinase-, DNA gyrase B-, and HSP90-like ATPase; His Kinase A (phosphoacceptor) domain) has product MFYGLNKFVKNLLPKRLFYRALLIVATPVILLQLVVTIVFFDSLWIKTNKGLTRALVSEIDTFIVAYDNEDNDKEYLIDLFSIYLDLNIKFIEDEEFDFKINERWFSPLDRSLRRELKSSIGNQKFWFSTTDYLELINVRIKYKNGYFEFLFPKDRVSNSSARLFGLWITVPAIVLIVIAMIFLKNQTRPITNLARAAEKFGRGEDVDEYRPSGSLEIRQAGYEFEKMRKRIQRHLNQRSEMLSGISHDLRTPLTRMKLQLAFIKDQEISSKLSEDINEMEKMLNEYLQFTSSNFSEKNEIFNISLLMNEIIHKYENKNISKDIIGEIYINGRKNLLRRCFNNIIDNAIKYGSKVDVSLSKKSKNLFIIIGDDGPGIPEAEYNNVFKPFYKIDKGRAEAKSSVGLGLSIASDIIRSHGGYIRLNKSKLKGLEVKIFLPV; this is encoded by the coding sequence ATGTTTTATGGATTGAATAAATTTGTAAAAAATCTATTACCTAAAAGATTATTTTATAGAGCACTTTTAATTGTAGCTACTCCAGTAATCTTATTACAGTTAGTTGTTACAATTGTATTTTTTGATAGCCTTTGGATTAAAACTAATAAGGGTCTAACAAGAGCGTTGGTTAGTGAAATTGACACATTCATTGTTGCTTATGATAATGAGGATAACGATAAAGAATATTTAATAGACCTATTTTCAATTTATTTAGATCTAAATATTAAATTTATTGAGGATGAAGAATTTGATTTCAAAATAAATGAAAGATGGTTTAGTCCTTTAGATAGATCTTTAAGACGAGAATTAAAATCAAGTATAGGAAATCAAAAATTTTGGTTCAGCACAACTGATTATTTAGAATTAATCAATGTTCGAATAAAATATAAAAATGGATATTTTGAATTTTTATTTCCCAAAGATAGAGTGTCAAATTCTTCTGCAAGATTGTTTGGTTTGTGGATAACAGTACCAGCTATAGTTTTAATCGTAATAGCTATGATTTTTCTAAAAAATCAAACTAGACCTATTACAAATTTAGCAAGAGCTGCTGAAAAATTTGGTCGTGGTGAAGATGTTGATGAGTACAGACCATCAGGTTCTTTAGAAATTCGACAAGCTGGATATGAATTTGAAAAAATGAGAAAAAGAATTCAAAGACATCTTAACCAAAGATCAGAAATGCTTTCAGGTATAAGTCATGATTTGAGAACACCATTAACAAGAATGAAATTGCAACTTGCATTCATTAAGGATCAAGAAATTTCATCAAAACTTAGTGAAGATATAAATGAGATGGAAAAAATGCTTAATGAGTATTTACAATTTACAAGCTCAAATTTTTCAGAAAAAAATGAGATATTTAATATTTCCTTACTAATGAATGAGATCATTCATAAATACGAAAATAAAAACATTTCAAAAGATATAATTGGTGAAATTTATATAAATGGAAGAAAAAATTTATTAAGAAGATGTTTCAATAATATTATAGATAATGCTATTAAATATGGATCAAAAGTAGATGTTTCATTATCTAAAAAAAGTAAAAATCTGTTTATAATTATTGGAGATGATGGCCCAGGTATACCAGAGGCAGAATACAATAATGTATTTAAACCATTTTATAAAATTGATAAAGGAAGAGCGGAAGCAAAATCTAGTGTTGGCTTAGGCTTATCAATTGCTTCTGATATAATAAGATCTCATGGGGGCTATATTAGATTGAACAAATCTAAATTAAAGGGTCTAGAAGTTAAGATTTTTTTGCCCGTTTAA
- a CDS encoding two component response regulator (PFAM: Response regulator receiver domain; Transcriptional regulatory protein, C terminal), with protein MDNFLAHILVVDDDDGIRDLVKKYLNENNFLVTTSNSAENASEKIKIVKFDIIVLDIMMPGKNGLEFIEEHKSTINTPIILLTAKGDADERVAGLEIGADDYLPKPFEPKELVLRIKNILNKTKTIEQKRIVEFSNIKIDLNKLLIHKESEEFKINNTEKIILERMINNPGKTFSREDIGKLINIDKERSVDVIITRLRKKIELDPKNPKFLQTLRGSGYVLWIE; from the coding sequence ATGGATAATTTTCTAGCTCATATTTTGGTTGTGGACGATGATGACGGCATAAGGGATTTGGTCAAGAAGTATCTTAATGAAAATAATTTTTTAGTTACTACATCAAATAGTGCTGAAAATGCATCAGAAAAAATCAAAATTGTTAAATTTGATATCATTGTATTAGATATAATGATGCCTGGAAAAAATGGCTTAGAGTTTATTGAAGAACACAAAAGTACTATTAACACACCAATAATACTTTTGACCGCCAAAGGTGATGCAGATGAACGTGTGGCAGGTCTTGAGATTGGAGCTGATGATTATTTGCCAAAACCATTTGAGCCAAAAGAATTAGTACTAAGAATTAAAAATATTTTAAATAAAACTAAAACTATTGAACAAAAAAGAATTGTAGAATTCTCAAATATCAAAATTGATTTAAATAAATTACTAATCCATAAAGAAAGTGAAGAATTCAAAATAAACAATACCGAAAAAATTATTTTAGAAAGAATGATAAATAACCCAGGAAAAACTTTTTCTAGAGAAGATATTGGAAAGTTGATCAATATAGATAAGGAAAGATCAGTAGATGTAATTATTACAAGATTGAGAAAAAAAATTGAATTAGATCCAAAAAATCCAAAATTTTTACAAACATTAAGAGGTAGTGGTTATGTTTTATGGATTGAATAA